A single Denticeps clupeoides chromosome 7, fDenClu1.1, whole genome shotgun sequence DNA region contains:
- the LOC114794804 gene encoding cathepsin D-like isoform X2: MNQHAILFIALCLVQAQSTPLLRLPEEQVKLGSGDNPEPTPFTVQLKNVKNAEYFGVISIGTPPQEFRVQFNTGTADTRIQSIMCLNVFPGCQNHRSYSSWLSKTYTKNGTPFSIDLVFIEEKGFISQDVLNVAGISIPDQLFVEVVKKQGPIYDLVGFDGVLGLAYPEKSLSSVTSVFDNIMASKQLPSNIFSFFLNGNRLSPLGGELMLGGTNPDYYDGDLHYVSVTKKGYWQILVDRIQTDDGYTMCSEGCQAAVLTGTATINGPSKDIAAIHRIIGAFPLDGQKHSVDCRSVPRLPEITFYLGGKEFTLAGKDYILMERMEKGLVCLSTFMALDVTPGYSEWALGVPFIRRFYTVFDRDNDRVGFAPVKKPVKPPKPGAL; encoded by the exons ATGAATCAACACGCAATATTATTCATCGCATTGTGTTTGGTCCAAGCTCAAAGTACACCCCTTCTCAG GCTGCCAGAAGAACAAGTGAAGTTGGGCAGTGGCGATAACCCAGAACCCACTCCCTTCACAGTGCagctgaaaaatgtgaaaaat GCCGAGTACTTTGGTGTGATTAGCATTGGCACTCCTCCGCAAGAGTTCAGAGTGCAGTTCAACACAGGAACTGCAGACACGCGGATACAGTCCATCATGTGCCTTAATGTTTTCCCTGGATGCC AGAACCATCGCAGCTATTCATCATGGCTGTCAAAGACTTACACTAAGAATGGGACACCTTTCTCTATAGACCTTGTGTTCATTGAAGAGAAGGGATTCATCAGCCAGGATGTGTTAAAT GTTGCTGGAATAAGCATACCTGACCAGTTGTTTGTAGAGGTTGTGAAAAAGCAGGGTCCCATCTATGATCTGGTTGGTTTTGATGGGGTACTTGGCCTGGCCTACCCCGAGAAGTCTTTATCTTCAGTCACCTCAGTGTTTGACAACATCATGGCCAGCAAACAGCTTCCCAGTAACATATTCTCCTTCTTTTTGAATGG GAACCGCCTCAGCCCATTGGGGGGTGAGCTGATGCTTGGAGGTACAAATCCGGACTACTATGATGGGGATCTGCACTATGTTAGCGTCACCAAGAAGGGCTACTGGCAAATTCTGGTAGACAG GATTCAGACAGATGACGGTTACACTATGTGCTCAGAGGGCTGCCAGGCAGCTGTGCTCACAGGAACAGCGACCATAAACGGACCATCAAAAGACATTGCTGCTATACACCGAATTATTGGAGCATTTCCATTGGATGGGCAGAAG CATTCTGTTGACTGCCGTTCTGTCCCCCGTTTGCCTGAAATCACCTTCTATCTGGGAGGGAAAGAATTCACTCTGGCTGGGAAAGACTACATATTAATG GAGAGAATGGAAAAAGGCCTGGTGTGTCTGTCCACCTTCATGGCTTTGGATGTGACTCCTGGGTACTCTGAGTGGGCTCTGGGAGTACCGTTCATCCGCCGCTTCTATACTGTGTTTGACCGGGATAATGACCGGGTGGGATTCGCTCCTGTGAAGAAACCAGTGAAACCACCAAAGCCTGGTGCCCTCTAA
- the LOC114794804 gene encoding cathepsin D-like isoform X1 translates to MNQHAILFIALCLVQAQSTPLLRTQRLPEEQVKLGSGDNPEPTPFTVQLKNVKNAEYFGVISIGTPPQEFRVQFNTGTADTRIQSIMCLNVFPGCQNHRSYSSWLSKTYTKNGTPFSIDLVFIEEKGFISQDVLNVAGISIPDQLFVEVVKKQGPIYDLVGFDGVLGLAYPEKSLSSVTSVFDNIMASKQLPSNIFSFFLNGNRLSPLGGELMLGGTNPDYYDGDLHYVSVTKKGYWQILVDRIQTDDGYTMCSEGCQAAVLTGTATINGPSKDIAAIHRIIGAFPLDGQKHSVDCRSVPRLPEITFYLGGKEFTLAGKDYILMERMEKGLVCLSTFMALDVTPGYSEWALGVPFIRRFYTVFDRDNDRVGFAPVKKPVKPPKPGAL, encoded by the exons ATGAATCAACACGCAATATTATTCATCGCATTGTGTTTGGTCCAAGCTCAAAGTACACCCCTTCTCAG AACTCAGAGGCTGCCAGAAGAACAAGTGAAGTTGGGCAGTGGCGATAACCCAGAACCCACTCCCTTCACAGTGCagctgaaaaatgtgaaaaat GCCGAGTACTTTGGTGTGATTAGCATTGGCACTCCTCCGCAAGAGTTCAGAGTGCAGTTCAACACAGGAACTGCAGACACGCGGATACAGTCCATCATGTGCCTTAATGTTTTCCCTGGATGCC AGAACCATCGCAGCTATTCATCATGGCTGTCAAAGACTTACACTAAGAATGGGACACCTTTCTCTATAGACCTTGTGTTCATTGAAGAGAAGGGATTCATCAGCCAGGATGTGTTAAAT GTTGCTGGAATAAGCATACCTGACCAGTTGTTTGTAGAGGTTGTGAAAAAGCAGGGTCCCATCTATGATCTGGTTGGTTTTGATGGGGTACTTGGCCTGGCCTACCCCGAGAAGTCTTTATCTTCAGTCACCTCAGTGTTTGACAACATCATGGCCAGCAAACAGCTTCCCAGTAACATATTCTCCTTCTTTTTGAATGG GAACCGCCTCAGCCCATTGGGGGGTGAGCTGATGCTTGGAGGTACAAATCCGGACTACTATGATGGGGATCTGCACTATGTTAGCGTCACCAAGAAGGGCTACTGGCAAATTCTGGTAGACAG GATTCAGACAGATGACGGTTACACTATGTGCTCAGAGGGCTGCCAGGCAGCTGTGCTCACAGGAACAGCGACCATAAACGGACCATCAAAAGACATTGCTGCTATACACCGAATTATTGGAGCATTTCCATTGGATGGGCAGAAG CATTCTGTTGACTGCCGTTCTGTCCCCCGTTTGCCTGAAATCACCTTCTATCTGGGAGGGAAAGAATTCACTCTGGCTGGGAAAGACTACATATTAATG GAGAGAATGGAAAAAGGCCTGGTGTGTCTGTCCACCTTCATGGCTTTGGATGTGACTCCTGGGTACTCTGAGTGGGCTCTGGGAGTACCGTTCATCCGCCGCTTCTATACTGTGTTTGACCGGGATAATGACCGGGTGGGATTCGCTCCTGTGAAGAAACCAGTGAAACCACCAAAGCCTGGTGCCCTCTAA